In the Ascochyta rabiei chromosome 17, complete sequence genome, one interval contains:
- a CDS encoding polyketide synthase → MNVLIFGDQTADQFPLLKKVATWRNNATLTTFLDRASVVLRDEVQKLPKTQRDQIPDFLTTWDLVNTYYSEGKKIPQLESCMVTLAQLAHYIGYYGENPTDLPNPANTRLVGLCTGSIAASVVASARSISELLPLATEAVRIAFRVGTCVGAAKDALEHPADAKESWSTIVTGISESAAKKALSAFHDERRIPASARAYVSAVSVMALTISGPPSTTKRVFQEIDAFRNNTRVPIPVYAPYHASHVHAQADVDRILDSEATRHLQQFRPLALIHSASSGKCQTATSTLELMRNALTDILLEPVRWDSLLGGVVSQVTATGSADCSLVAIGVTNIANSLASALKAGGQSHTAVRDHTSWVQTTDATRGRTQNDKIAIVGMSGRFPGAASPEALWELLEKGLDVHREVPADRFDAKAHCDPSGKGKNKSHTPFGCFIDEPGLFDPRFFNMSPREAAQTDPMGRLALTTAFEALEMSGYVPNRTPSTKLNRIGTFYGQTSDDWREINAAQNIDTYFITGGVRAFAPGRINYYFKFSGPSYSIDTACSSSLAAIQLACTSLWAGDCDTACAGGLNVLTNPDIFSGLSKGQFLSKTGGCKTYDNDADGYCRGDGCGSVVLKRYEDAIADQDNILGCILGAATNHSAEAVSITHPHAGAQEYLYSKVLANAGVDAHDISYVEMHGTGTQAGDGIEMTSVTNVFAPRHRQRRPEQTLHLGAIKANIGHGEAASGINSLVKVLMMMKNNAIPANVGIKGVMNKTFPKDLGQRNVHISTTQVALPRNGAEKRKLFLNNFSAAGGNTAILLEDGPLRQVPQGVDPRTMHTITVTARSIASLKRNINNVIKFLEENPETTLPSLAYTTTARRIQHNYRVAICVDDISKVKDALQTQLKDSYNPLPMVPTKTAFTFTGQGSQYTGLGQKLYKDLTTFKADIDQLDNIARLHSLPSFLPLLTGVDVATLSPVVVQLGMACIQVALARMWASWGIKPIAVVGHSLGEYAALHVAGVISASDMVLLVGRRAEILEQECTAGTHGMLAVKGSAASIKAALGDKMTEIACMNGPEETVLCGTVEVVESTNQLLSGQGFKSTKLNVPFAFHSAQVEPILAKFQDVASAVVFSKPQVPVMSPLTGEVIREAGIINAAYLARHARETVNFWTAVSAGKDEKLFDEKTTWLEVGAHPVCSGMVKSTLGGAPTTAGSLRRNEDPWKTLSNTIATFHLAGVAFDFNEYHRQFKDAYELLTLPTYSFDNKKYWLDYQNNWTLTKGEAVQPAQPKAIEAPVEIASKLSTTSCHKVVREELHANSGTVVVQSDLSDPKLKATITGHQVNGTPLCPSSLYADQAMTVADYLYQQLRPNMPTPGLNVCAMEVPKTLIPQWPAPAGGQHLQVEATADLETNQVDVKFRTVTADGSKVLAEHAFGVVKYEDVNVWKEEWGRIQYMVQTQVDVLKQKLETGAAHKVLRGMAYKLFKALVTYADNYRGMEEVILDGKTTEATAQVQFQTTPADGEFFCSPYWIDSLCHLSGFIVNASDHLDSDNSVYISHGWGSIKISKQLSPEKKYRSYVRMQPAPGNISVGDVYILEGEEIIGMVLGLKFQNIPRRALNIMMPPSGVKSGPAAKAMARPAPVKAIAAAPFKAAPAAVKVSKPAAKPAKAKVVKQVSSGVTSKVMKIIAEETDVDMSELVDDAAFENLGVDSLLSLTISARFREELDMEIPSTLFTDCASVGELRKYFSQYDGGAIVVEDDASDTTDEPSDASTPYERGAGSTPPSSAPSLDGNDVEIKVSEQIVDGEASLARKLVAEEMGVDVSEITDDLDLTDIGMDSLMSLTILGSMREQTGRDLPADFLTVNVTIKDIESALGMRPAPKQVKVTAQVTTKVPQLAEVNKKLAQAIDISQLPSANSVLLQGNPKVATKKFFLVPDGSGSATSYISIPNISPDMAVYGLNCPFMKCPEKWECGVEGVSQIYLKEIKRRQPEGPYIVGGWSAGGVMAYEVAKQLVDAGEKVENLVLIDAPCPIALDPLPARLHIFFDQIGLLGTGKPGGTPSWLLPHFASAIQNLKNYDPIPMDPKNAPPVLAIWCTDGVCPNPEDPRPPPGEGEDPAPMKWLLNNRTDFDDNGWAQLLPKDKFEYAVMGGNHFTMMKGDHGVTLGKLLQKGLKL, encoded by the exons ATGAACGTCCTCATCTTCGGAGATCAGACCGCTGATCAGTTTCCCCTACTGAAAAAGGTGGCCACATGGAGAAACAACGCTACTCTCACAACTTTCCTCGACCGTGCCAGTGTCGTCCTCCGCGACGAAGTACAGAAGCTGCCAAAGACACAGCGAGACCAAATTCCTGATTTTCTCACTACTTGGGATCTGGTCAATACCTACTACAGCGAAGGCAAGAAGATCCCCCAGCTCGAAAGCTGCATGGTTACTTTGGCACAACTTGCACACTACATCGGGTACTACGGCGAGAACCCAACAGACCTGCCCAACCCTGCCAACACACGTCTTGTCGGTCTCTGCACTGGCTCAATCGCAGCTTCAGTCGTAGCGTCCGCACGATCCATTAGCGAGTTGCTGCCCCTTGCAACAGAAGCCGTTCGTATCGCGTTCCGCGTTGGTACCTGCGTTGGCGCAGCCAAGGATGCGCTTGAGCACCCTGCAGATGCCAAAGAAAGCTGGTCGACCATTGTGACAGGTATTTCTGAAAGCGCAGCGAAAAAGGCCTTGTCCGCGTTTCACGATGAGCGACGGATACCAGCCTCGGCGCGCGCCTATGTTAGCGCTGTTAGCGTCATGGCTCTAACCATCAGTGGCCCACCATCGACAACGAAACGCGTTTTCCAGGAGATCGACGCCTTCAGGAACAATACGCGAGTGCCCATCCCTGTGTACGCACCCTACCATGCCTCGCACGTCCACGCCCAGGCCGACGTCGACCGCATTCTGGACAGCGAGGCCACCAGGCACTTGCAGCAGTTCCGGCCCCTGGCTTTGATCCACTCGGCATCCAGCGGCAAGTGCCAGACTGCGACCAGCACGCTCGAGCTGATGCGCAACGCTCTCACGGACATCCTCCTCGAGCCTGTGCGATGGGACAGCCTTCTCGGCGGCGTCGTTTCTCAGGTAACCGCCACCGGCAGCGCAGACTGCTCTCTTGTTGCCATCGGTGTGACCAATATCGCAAACAGCCTTGCATCTGCTCTCAAGGCTGGCGGCCAATCCCACACTGCGGTTCGTGACCACACATCTTGGGTGCAGACTACGGATGCAACCCGCGGCCGCACCCAGAATGACAAGATCGCCATTGTTGGTATGTCTGGTCGTTTCCCAGGTGCAGCCAGCCCCGAGGCGCTTTGGGAGCTTCTTGAGAAGGGCCTGGACGTCCACCGCGAGGTTCCGGCCGACCGCTTCGATGCCAAGGCTCATTGCGACCCTTCTGGCAAGGGAAAGAACAAGAGCCACACTCCCTTTGGCTGCTTCATTGACGAGCCGGGTCTGTTTGATCCTCGCTTCTTCAACATGTCTCCACGTGAAGCTGCTCAGACGGACCCCATGGGCCGTCTGGCGTTGACCACCGCTTTCGAGGCTTTGGAGATGTCCGGTTACGTTCCCAACCGCACGCCTTCCACAAAGCTGAACCGCATTGGAACCTTCTACGGTCAGACCTCTGATGACTGGCGTGAGATCAACGCTGCCCAGAACATTGACACCTACTTCATCACTGGTGGTGTCCGCGCATTCGCGCCCGGCCGCATCAACTACTACTTCAAGTTCTCCGGTCCATCTTACAGCATTGATACCGCCTGCTCGTCGTCGCTCGCTGCAATTCAGCTGGCCTGCACTTCGCTCTGGGCGGGTGACTGCGACACTGCCTGCGCTGGTGGACTCAACGTCCTTACCAACCCGGATATTTTCTCCGGTCTCAGCAAGGGACAGTTCTTGTCCAAGACTGGCGGCTGCAAGACCTACGACAATGATGCAGACGGCTACTGCCGTGGTGATGGTTGTGGCTCGGTCGTGTTGAAGCGCTACGAGGATGCCATTGCGGACCAGGATAATATCCTTGGCTGCATCTTGGGTGCAGCTACCAACCACAGCGCCGAAGCCGTCTCCATCACCCATCCCCATGCTGGAGCACAGGAGTATCTTTACAGCAAAGTCCTCGCCAACGCTGGTGTTGACGCGCATGACATTAGCTACGTTGAGATGCACGGAACTGGTACTCAGGCCGGTGACGGTATTGAGATGACTTCAGTTACCAACGTATTTGCTCCACGCCACCGCCAGCGTCGCCCTGAACAGACTCTCCACCTCGGCGCCATCAAGGCCAACATTGGTCACGGTGAAGCCGCTTCGGGAATCAACTCGCTCGTCAAGGTTCTGATGATGATGAAGAATAACGCCATCCCTGCCAACGTCGGTATCAAGGGAGTGATGAACAAGACCTTCCCCAAGGACCTCGGTCAGCGCAACGTGCATATCTCTACTACCCAAGTTGCACTTCCGCGTAATGGTGCTGAGAAGCGCAAGCTCTTCTTGAACAACTTCTCCGCGGCTGGCGGCAACACCGCTATCCTCCTGGAGGACGGCCCTTTGCGTCAGGTGCCCCAGGGTGTTGACCCCCGCACCATGCATACTATCACTGTAACCGCCAGGTCCATCGCATCGTTGAAGAGAAACATCAACAACGTCATCAAGTTCCTTGAAGAGAACCCAGAGACCACTCTGCCTAGCTTGGCCTACACAACCACCGCTCGTCGCATCCAGCACAACTACCGCGTTGCTATATGCGTTGACGACATCTCCAAGGTCAAGGACGCTCTTCAGACTCAGCTGAAGGACTCGTACAATCCTCTCCCAATGGTTCCGACTAAGACTGCCTTTACTTTCACTGGTCAGGGCTCGCAGTACACTGGCCTTGGTCAGAAGCTTTACAAAGACCTCACAACCTTCAAGGCCGATATTGACCAGCTTGACAACATTGCTCGTCTGCACAGCCTCCCGTCTTTCCTGCCCCTGCTCACAGGTGTTGATGTGGCTACTCTGTCGCCTGTCGTCGTTCAGCTTGGTATGGCCTGCATTCAAGTCGCTCTTGCACGCATGTGGGCGTCTTGGGGCATCAAGCCGATCGCAGTAGTCGGTCACAGCCTTGGCGAGTACGCTGCACTTCATGTTGCTGGTGTCATCTCTGCCAGTGACATGGTTCTCCTTGTAGGCCGCCGTGCTGAGATCCTAGAGCAGGAGTGCACTGCTGGTACCCACGGCATGCTCGCTGTAAAGGGCAGCGCTGCTTCCATCAAGGCCGCTCTCGGTGACAAGATGACTGAGATTGCCTGCATGAACGGCCCCGAGGAGACTGTTCTTTGTGGCACGGTTGAGGTTGTTGAGTCCACGAACCAGCTCCTTTCCGGCCAGGGATTCAAATCAACAAAGCTGAACGTGCCGTTCGCATTCCATTCTGCCCAGGTCGAGCCCATCCTTGCCAAGTTCCAGGACGTTGCTTCTGCAGTTGTCTTCAGCAAGCCCCAGGTGCCAGTCATGTCTCCCCTGACTGGCGAAGTCATCCGCGAGGCCGGCATCATCAACGCTGCCTACCTGGCTCGCCATGCACGCGAGACTGTGAACTTTTGGACTGCTGTATCTGCTGGCAAGGATGAGAAGCTCTTTGATGAGAAGACCACCTGGCTTGAGGTCGGTGCTCACCCTGTCTGCAGTGGCATGGTGAAGTCAACTCTCGGTGGAGCACCCACCACCGCTGGCTCTCTCCGTCGCAACGAGGACCCCTGGAAGACTCTTTCCAACACCATTGCAACCTTCCACCTTGCTGGCGTTGCATTCGACTTCAACGAGTATCACAGGCAATTCAAGGATGCTTATGAGCTGTTGACCCTCCCAACCTACAGCTTCGACAACAAGAAGTACTGGCTCGACTACCAAAACAATTGGACTCTGACCAAGGGCGAGGCTGTCCAGCCTGCTCAGCCCAAGGCCATCGAGGCTCCTGTCGAGATTGCATCCAAGCTGTCCACTACCTCTTGCCACAAGGTCGTTCGCGAGGAGCTCCATGCCAACTCCGGTACTGTCGTCGTTCAGTCCGATCTGTCCGATCCCAAGCTCAAGGCTACCATCACCGGCCACCAAGTCAACGGAACACCCTTGTGCCCGTCGTCGCTTTACGCAGATCAGGCTATGACTGTAGCCGACTACCTCTACCAGCAGCTGCGCCCCAACATGCCCACACCTGGTCTTAATGTCTGCGCCATGGAGGTGCCTAAGACTTTGATTCCGCAGTGGCCTGCCCCCGCCGGTGGCCAGCATCTGCAGGTTGAGGCTACGGCTGATCTGGAGACCAACCAGGTCGATGTCAAGTTCCGCACCGTTACTGCAGACGGCTCCAAGGTTCTTGCCGAGCACGCCTTTGGTGTTGTCAAGTACGAGGATGTCAACGTCTGGAAGGAGGAGTGGGGCCGCATTCAGTACATGGTCCAGACCCAGGTCGATGTCCTGAAGCAGAAGCTTGAAACTGGTGCTGCCCACAAGGTGCTTCGTGGTATGGCTTACAAGCTGTTCAAGGCCCTTGTTACTTACGCCGACAACTACCGCGGTATGGAGGAGGTCATCCTGGACGGCAAGACCACCGAAGCGACCGCTCAGGTCCAGTTCCAGACTACCCCTGCCGACGGAGAGTTCTTCTGCTCTCCATACTGGATTGACAGCTTGTGTCATCTCTCTGGCTTCATCGTCAACGCTTCTGACCATCTTGACTCCGACAACTCGGTCTACATCTCCCACGGATGGGGATCCATCAAGATCTCGAAGCAGCTGTCGCCCGAGAAGAAATACCGCTCCTATGTCCGCATGCAGCCTGCTCCTGGCAACATTTCCGTTGGTGATGTGTACATTCTCGAGGGCGAGGAGATCATCGGTATGGTTCTTGGTCTCAAGTTCCAGAACATTCCTCGTCGCGCTCTCAACATCATGATGCCGCCCTCTGGTGTCAAGTCCGGTCCTGCCGCCAAGGCCATGGCTAGGCCCGCTCCTGTCAAGGCCATTGCCGCCGCTCCCTTCAAGGCTGCGCCCGCTGCAGTCAAGGTTTCCAAGCCTGCAGCGAAGCCTGCGAAGGCCAAGGTCGTCAAACAGGTCAGCAGTGGTGTCACTTCCAAAGTGATGAAGATTATCGCCGAAGAGACCGATGTTGACATGTCGGAGCTCGTTGACGACGCCGCATTTGAGAACCTCGGTGTTGATTCTCTGCTCTCCCTGACCATCTCGGCCAGGTTCCGCGAGGAGCTTGACATGGAAATTCCCTCCACACTCTTCACCGACTGTGCCAGCGTTGGTGAGCTGAGGAAGTACTTCTCTCAATACGACGGTGGCGCTATTGTTGTCGAAGACGATGCCTCTGACACCACCGACGAGCCGTCTGATGCCTCCACACCTTACGAGCGTGGGGCTGGTAGCACGCCCCCTAGCTCTGCTCCTAGTCTCGACGGCAACGATGTCGAGATCAAGGTTTCCGAACAGATTGTCGACGGCGAGGCCAGCCTTGCTCGCAAGCTTGTTGCTGAGGAGATGGGTGTTGATGTCTCCGAGATCACAGACGATCTTGACCTCACCGACATCGGCATGGACTCTTTGATGAGTTTGACCATTCTTGGTTCTATGCGCGAGCAGACTGGACGGGACCTTCCTGCCGATTTCCTCACTGTCAATGTCACCATCAAGGATATCGAATCTGCCCTTGGTATGCGCCCTGCCCCTAAGCAAGTCAAGGTTACTGCGCAGGTCACTACCAAGGTCCCCCAACTTGCTGAGGTAAACAAAAAGCTGGCTCAAGCTATCGATATCTCGCAGCTGCCTTCAGCCAACTCTGTACTGCTCCAGGGTAACCCGAAGGTTGCTACAAAGAAGTTCTTCTTGGTTCCCGACGGTTCCGGCAGTGCCACCTCCTACATCTCCATTCCCAACATCTCCCCTGATATGGCTGTCTACGGACTGAACTGCCCGTTCATGAAGTGCCCTGAAAAATGGGAGTGCGGTGTTGAAGGTGTCTCTCAGATCTACCTCAAGGAGATCAAGCGCCGTCAGCCTGAAGGCCCTTACATCGTTGGTGGATGGTCTGCTGGTGGTGTTATGGCCTACGAAGTTGCTAAGCAGCTTGTTGACGCTGGCGAGAAAGTTGAGAACCTCGTCTTGATCGACGCTCCCTGTCCCATCGCTCTCGATCCTCTACCTGCCCGTCTCCACATCTTCTTCGACCAGATTGGTCTTCTCGGTACTGGCAAGCCAGGTGGTACTCCCTCGTGGCTCTTGCCTCATTTCGCCTCGGCCATTCAGAATCTGAAGAACTATGACCCAATCCCCATGGACCCCAAGAATGCGCCACCCGTCCTTGCCATCTGGTGTACTGACGGTGTGTGCCCCAACCCTGAGGACCCTCGCCCACCACCAGGCGAGGGAGAGGACCCGGCTCCCATGAAGTGGCTCCTCAACAACCGCACTGACTTCGACGACAACGGTTGGGCTCAGCTCCTCCCCAAGGACAAGTTTGAGTATGCTGTCATGGGCGGTAACCACTTCACAATGATGAAGGGTGATCAT GGTGTCACATTAGGCAAGCTCCTTCAGAAGGGTCTCAAGCTATAA
- a CDS encoding peptide chain release factor 1, with the protein MPDVVKLAQEAETNPRGIPKAPFVDRVEDYVTDRSEVETTINSFKEMISKYQFMQANTQRRAAGLKDKIPDIQKTLETVRFLKTRGDDAEPIETTFELNDTLFAKAEVPPTDEVYLWLGANVMLAYPIPEAVELLSSKLSTAKASLATCEEDLDFLREQITTLEVAFARVYNWDVAQRRKDREAGESIEDKKGRSNG; encoded by the exons ATGCCGGACGTAGTGAAGTTGGCGCA GGAGGCAGAGACGAACCCTAGGGGCATTCCGAAAGCTCCATTCGTCGATCGCGTGGAGGACTATGTCACCGACCGTTCTGAGGTGGAGACCACCATCAACAGCTTCAAGGAGATGATCTC GAAATACCAGTTCATGCAGGCGAACACACAACGACGAGCTGCAGGGCTCAAGGACAAGATCCCAGACATCCAGAAGACGCTGGAAACGGTGCGCTTCCTGAAGACGAGGGGAGACGATGCAGAGCCCATCGAGACAACGTTCGAGCTGAACGACACCCTGTTTGCAAAGGCCGAGGTGCCACCCACAGACGAGGTGTACCTGTGGCTGGGCGCCAACGTCATGTTGGCCTACCCAATTCCTGAAGCTGTGGAGCTGCTCTCGTCGAAGCTGTCAACTGCCAAAGCTAGCCTGGCGACGTGCGAGGAGGACCTTGACTTCTTGAGGGAGCAGATCACG ACTCTGGAGGTCGCGTTCGCACGCGTGTACAACTGGGACGTTGCGCAAAGGAGGAAAGACCGCGAAGCAGGCGAGTCGATAGAGGACAAGAAGGGCAGGTCAAACGGCTAA
- a CDS encoding cysteine protease yields the protein MADTAARLEACKAAASNYRAQLQIAATKDEALTLAIGAAENLMKALKLSSNADEKKQLKAQCGVLMDVADRIKKSKDWTPLSKQQSNNTKDAQIGQWAANVDVSASRGPAYETTSPQSSTLYSTSPTAAPANTRSASGNSSLSSVSFPSQNILDASSYRDDSRQAFTPLVSLNLSDGHSPSLCYHSWSTPADMKCKDHTQHHGGEGLNDSIPEATRRAASTLTLSGLQTRDHTSGPTAGAGSASATPIAPKLSPSSHIHRLTEPISTRKRSRKEDIILLKASVVNGFKCPPWDKYPAPADFAPQNGQELFTDTHDLSLSPYQQQFFQGWVRAPKAVPPPSLYPNGRDGIGPLMSSSRSIDLVQDAASDCSVVASLCAGVARAERGHDQMLQDKLYPFDKHLGKPIPSTNGKYIVRLNFNGCWRKVVIDDRLPVSNTHRLLHVTDRRNPALLWPALLEKAYLKVRGGYDFPGSNSCSDLWTLTGWVPEQVFLQETDTIPDQLWKRIYNAFLYGDVLVTAGTGKMSTRQERELGLQGQHSYVVLDMKETDHDRLLLIKNPWVEGKGWRGPRPAAAPILDSSTSSGGSRNSLEAYHRDSIPTLERPHPTTFWIGLEQVVQHFESLYLNWNPGLFRHRQDIHFDWSIESQKMPGNCIVHHPQFTFLSKKKEPVWLLLSRHFRDAPADIKEESDAFNDGSIRSDSQVNTAGDPPKGYMSIYVCNGHGERLYIKDTYLESSDYVTTPQCLLRWDADANSNYTVVIDQDDLPPSLYTFSLLAFSNSPMVLEPAVLRYAVQKIEQGAWTRHSAGGNTSSPRYFENPQYSLEIRERSSLSILLTSSNHEHPLHIKLALGHGKRIHRLQSRDVLVDSGNHRVGAATAQVKDLQPGLYTIICSLFEAGQTGGYTLRIDSSNDLGLKQIPRDGAGLKSMKLTPACFGANMHKIAAPLLPQRLASYTIVARFLKATSPRSVEHGTLARSPLRFSVELGRGPERKFLIASERGEYADSATVRSESVHIDPTIVSRGDLWLVLDRLSGPGGPVEEWYDIEIFTDMPDACSIGVWRDWSD from the exons ATGGCTGACACGGCGGCACGGCTTGAAGCCTGCAAAGCGGCAGCGAGC AACTACCGCGCACAGTTGCAAATCGCTGCCACCAAGGATGAAGCTCTCACACTTGCTATTGGCGCAGCCGAGAACCTTATGAAAGCACTCAAACTGTCATCAAATGCAGACGAGAAGAAGCAACTGAAGGCACAATGCGGTGTACTGATGGATGTTGCTGATCGAATCAAGAAGTCGAAAGACTGGACACCGTTGTCCAAGCAGCAGTCCAACAATACCAAAGACGCTCAAATCGGTCAATGGGCGGCCAATGTAGACGTTTCTGCAAGTCGTGGTCCTGCATACGAAACCACATCCCCACAAAGCTCCACTTTGTACAGTACCTCCCCGACTGCAGCCCCAGCGAATACCCGGTCAGCATCAGGTAACTCGTCACTTTCTTCCGTCTCGTTTCCTTCGCAGAATATTCTCGATGCAAGTTCATACAGAGACGACTCTCGACAAGCTTTCACACCACTCGTCAGTCTCAATCTTTCAGATGGCCACTCTCCTTCGCTATGCTACCACAGCTGGAGTACACCTGCTGATATGAAATGCAAAGATCACACCCAGCATCATGGCGGAGAAGGATTGAATGACAGCATCCCCGAAGCAACTCGACGAGCAGCTTCCACACTGACACTGTCTGGTCTCCAGACCCGAGACCATACGTCAGGCCCAACAGCGGGAGCAGGATCAGCATCAGCAACGCCCATCGCACCAAAGCTTTCCCCATCTTCACACATTCACAGACTGACTGAGCCTATTTCTACCAGAAAACGATCAAGGAAAGAAGACATCATCTTGCTCAAAGCCTCCGTAGTGAATGGCTTCAAGTGCCCGCCCTGGGACAAGTACCCAGCGCCAGCTGACTTTGCTCCGCAGAACGGCCAAGAGCTGTTTAC AGATACCCACGATCTGAGTCTATCACCCTACCAGCAGCAATTCTTCCAAGGCTGGGTCCGCGCTCCCAAAGCGGTTCCACCCCCCTCATTGTACCCAAACGGTAGAGATGGCATTGGCCCCCTGATGTCCAGCTCGCGCTCGATTGATCTTGTGCAGGACGCAGCATCCGATTGCTCAGTAGTGGCCAGCCTTTGTGCTGGGGTTGCTCGAGCCGAGCGTGGTCATGATCAG ATGCTCCAGGATAAACTATATCCCTTCGACAAGCATCTGGGCAAGCCCATTCCATCGACGAATGGGAAGTATATTGTTCGTCTAAACTTCAACGGTTGCTGGCGTAAGGTCGTGATCGACGACCGATTGCCCGTTTCCAACACCCACCGATTGCTTCATGTAACCGATCGACGCAATCCGGCGTTGCTGTGGCCAGCATTACTCGAGAAAGCATACCTCAAGGTTCGTGGTGGCTACGACTTCCCTGGTAGCAACTCGTGCAGTGATTTATGGACCTTGACTGGTTGGGTACCAGAACAGGTATTTTTACAAGA GACCGACACAATCCCTGATCAGCTCTGGAAGCGAATCTATAATGCTTTTCTCTACGGCGACGTCCTCGTGACTGCCGGTACTGGCAAGATGTCTACACGACAGGAGCGCGAACTAGGGCTGCAAGGACAGCATAGCTATGTGGTGTTGGACATGAAGGAGACAGATCACGACCGACTTCTACTCATCAAGAACCCATGGGTAGAAGGCAAAGGATGGCGAGGTCCTCGCCCCGCGGCAGCACCGATCCTTGACTCTTCAACCTCTAGTGGAGGATCCAGAAATAGCCTGGAGGCTTACCATCGAGACAGCATCCCGACGCTCGAGCGACCGCATCCCACCACGTTCTGGATCGGACTCGAGCAAGTCGTACAGCACTTTGAGAGTTTGTATCTCAACTGGAACCCTGGTTTGTTCCGGCACCGCCAGGACATTCACTTCGATTGGTCGATCGAGTCTCAGAAGATGCCCGGGAACTGCATCGTACATCATCCACAATTTACGTTCTTGTCGAAAAAGAAAGAGCCTGTGTGGCTCCTTCTTAGCCGCCACTTTCGAGATGCACCGGCAGACATCAAGGAAGAGTCCGATGCATTCAACGATGGGAGCATTCGCTCTGACTCCCAGGTGAATACAGCAGGAGATCCTCCAAAGGGTTACATGAGCATATACGTTTGCAACGGACATGGCGAGCGTTTGTATATCAAGGATACGTATCTGGAGTCCAGCGATTACGTGACAACACCCCAGTGTCTTCTGCGATGGGATGCCGATGCGAACTCGAACTACACAGTCGTTATCGATCAAGACGATCTTCCGCCATCGCTGTACACCTTCTCACTCTTAGCCTTCTCCAACTCGCCGATGGTCCTGGAGCCTGCGGTTCTCAGATATGCCGTTCAGAAGATTGAGCAAGGAGCCTGGACACGACACAGCGCGGGCGGTAACACCAGCTCTCCCAGATACTTTGAGAACCCGCAGTACAGTCTCGAGATACGCGAACGCAGCTCACTTTCAATCCTCCTAACAAGCTCGAACCATGAACACCCACTCCACATCAAGCTTGCACTTGGACATGGCAAGAGAATTCATCGACTACAGAGCCGAGATGTGCTTGTTGACTCGGGCAATCATCGCGTTGGAGCGGCTACTGCGCAGGTGAAAGATCTTCAGCCAGGTCTATACACAATCATTTGCTCTCTGTTTGAGGCAGGCCAAACTGGTGGCTATACCCTTCGCATCGATAGTAGCAACGATCTCGGGTTGAAGCAGATCCCTCGAGATGGTGCCGGCCTGAAGTCGATGAAGTTGACGCCGGCTTGCTTTGGAGCCAACATGCACAAGATTGCTGCACCACTCTTACCGCAGCGTCTCGCTTCCTACACCATTGTTGCTCGCTTCCTAAAGGCAACCAGCCCGCGGTCGGTTGAGCATGGAACATTAGCTCGCAGTCCTCTGCGTTTTAGCGTTGAACTGGGCCGGGGTCCAGAGCGAAAATTCCTGATCGCTAGCGAACGTGGAGAATATGCTGACTCGGCGACGGTTCGGTCCGAGAGCGTCCACATCGATCCTACCATTGTGAGCCGTGGTGATTTGTGGCTGGTTCTTGACAGACTGTCAGGGCCTGGTGGGCCAGTGGAAGAGTGGTACGATATCGAGATATTTACAGACATGCCAGACGCATGTTCGATTGGCGTTTGGCGGGACTGGAGTGACTAG